In a single window of the Nicotiana tomentosiformis chromosome 8, ASM39032v3, whole genome shotgun sequence genome:
- the LOC104101249 gene encoding jasmonate-induced oxygenase 1 yields the protein MEALRVQSLAEKGEMSVPSHYVQPPESRPQRENPNPKPISNVKAIPLIDLSNPRTNLLEELRKACKEWGAFHVINHRVPVGLLDDMRRVGRTFFEERTMEEKLRYSCDSGSAASEGYGSRMLVASNDTVLDWRDYFDHHTLPLSRRDPSRWPDSPADYRKVVTAYSDHMKALAQELLGLVSESLGLTCQSIENVVGDFYQNITISYYPPCPQPELTLGLQSHSDMGAITLLIQDDVGGLEVFNNGEWVTVNPMSDAICVILADQTEIVSNGEYRSAQHRAVTNARRARLSVATFHDPAKTRQISPAFNPPKYRPVIYGDYVSSWYTKGPEGKRNLDALLY from the exons ATGGAGGCTCTGAGAGTACAATCATTGGCAGAAAAAGGTGAAATGTCCGTACCATCTCATTACGTACAACCACCGGAAAGCAGACCACAAAGAGAAAACCCTAACCCTAAACCTATTTCTAACGTAAAGGCAATACCATTAATAGATCTCAGTAATCCACGAACGAACCTTCTCGAAGAACTTAGAAAAGCGTGCAAAGAATGGGGAGCATTTCACGTGATAAACCATAGGGTTCCGGTTGGTTTGTTAGATGATATGAGGCGTGTAGGTCGGACTTTCTTTGAAGAGCGTACGATGGAAGAGAAGCTTAGGTATTCATGCGATTCTGGTTCTGCTGCTTCTGAAGGATATGGCAGTCGCATGCTCGTAGCGTCCAATGACACCGTTTTGGACTGGAGAGATTATTTCGATCACCACACTTTGCCCTTATCTCGTCGCGATCCTTCTCGATGGCCTGACTCTCCTGCCGATTACAG AAAAGTTGTGACAGCATATAGCGATCACATGAAAGCCCTTGCGCAAGAACTTCTGGGTTTAGTCTCTGAGAGTCTAGGCTTGACATGTCAGTCCATAGAAAATGTTGTTGGCGATTTCTACCAAAACATCACTATTAGTTACTATCCACCTTGCCCTCAACCGGAGCTTACTCTTGGTCTGCAATCACATTCTGACATGGGTGCCATTACTCTTCTCATCCAAGATGATGTAGGGGGTCTTGAGGTTTTCAACAATGGAGAATGGGTTACCGTAAATCCAATGTCAGATGCTATTTGTGTCATCTTAGCGGACCAAACTGAG ATCGTATCTAACGGTGAGTATAGAAGTGCTCAACATCGGGCAGTGACGAATGCTAGAAGAGCCCGGCTTTCAGTTGCCACTTTTCATGACCCTGCAAAGACTAGGCAAATTTCTCCAGCATTCAATCCGCCTAAATATCGCCCAGTGATTTATGGCGACTATGTTTCATCATGGTACACAAAAGGGCCTGAAGGGAAGCGGAACCTTGATGCACTTCTATATTAA